A window from Gasterosteus aculeatus chromosome 14, fGasAcu3.hap1.1, whole genome shotgun sequence encodes these proteins:
- the trim69 gene encoding E3 ubiquitin-protein ligase TRIM69: MSNNQKEVKRIQTVYLQNLEKLNQGVKLEKKSWKPKEGDFAAAMENLRQPPIAGKVNKSSTNRISRDLTCSICLDLFKQPVSLPCDHTFCQGCIEGYWTGPRGPIQGGTGSCPQCRKVYPGKSYRPNRIVANIVESYCQGLEESGSGPRLADVGASERLPAAVPRCSRHREELKLYCEEDQELVCLVCGLSQEHRNHTMVCVQEAEQKYRASLNSSMDSLRAELNTALQCDREAEDEVKKLKEHTADLKVRIEAQFSDLHQFLYQEEKLLQVKLKTEERRELIRLDEHKALLCVEVSRLQRAVHEIEDKLKEQDPFTLLRSIKVLLQRPSLKFEKPTFTPPSLCEGRFAGPLQYRVWKSMKGGLYPVPAAITFNSSTANPWLSLTSSLTCVRYQTFNQNVQDNPSRFNAALSLLGSQGVTHGRHYWEIEVYSSTVWTVGVARESVPRKGVIKALPANGFWTLSLSYGIQYMAGTSPPTVLSLDEPLVRIGVYLDYKRGLVSFYNAECMAHLYTFRETFTETLYPYFNLGFLDKVHENEPLKVFLPKI; encoded by the exons ATGAGCAATAATCAGAAAGAAGTGAAGAGAATCCAAACCGTTTATCTGCAGAACTTGGAAAAACTGAACCAGGGGGTAAAACTAGAGAAGAAAAGTTGGAAACCAAAGGAAGGAGACTTTGCTGCAGCAATGGAAAACCTGCGACAGCCTCCCATAGCCGGGAAGGTAAACAAAAGCTCCACCAACAGAATCAGCAGGGATCTCACCTGCTCCATCTGCCTGGATCTCTTCAAGCAGCCGGTGTCCCTGCCCTGTGATCACACCTTCTGCCAGGGGTGCATTGAAGGTTACTGGACCGGCCCCCGGGGCCCCATTCAGGGGGGCACGGGCTCCTGCCCTCAGTGCAGGAAGGTGTACCCCGGGAAAAGCTACAGGCCCAACCGCATCGTTGCCAACATAGTGGAGAGCTACTGTCAGGGCCTGGAGGAGAGCGGCTCTGGCCCTCGTCTTGCAGACGTCGGCGCGTCAGAGAGGCTTCCGGCTGCGGTGCCGCGCTGCAGCAGACACCGCGAGGAGCTGAAGCTTTACTGCGAGGAGGACCAGGAGCTGGTGTGTCTGGTGTGCGGCCTCTCACAGGAGCACAGGAACCACACCATGGTGTGTGTCCAGGAGGCCGAGCAGAAGTACCGG GCGTCTCTAAACAGCTCCATGGATTCCCTGAGAGCTGAACTCAACACGGCGCTGCAGTGTGACAGGGAAGCCGAGGATGAGGTCAAAAAGCTGAAG GAGCACACCGCTGACCTGAAGGTGCGCATCGAGGCGCAGTTCAGCGACCTGCACCAGTTCCTGTaccaggaggagaagctgctgcaggtgaagctgaagaCTGAGGAGCGCAGAGAGCTGATCCGACTGGACGAGCACAAGGCACTGCTGTGCGTGGAGGTCTCTCGTCTGCAGAGAGCCGTCCACGAGATAGAGGACAAGCTGAAGGAGCAGGACCCCTTCACCCTGCTGCGG AGCATCAAGGTCCTGCTCCAGAG GCCTTCGCTGAAGTTTGAGAAACCAACCTTTACACCTCCCAGTCTGTGCGAGGGCCGGTTCGCGGGGCCCCTGCAGTACAGAGTGTGGAAATCCATGAAAGGAGGCCTTTATCCAG ttccagCGGCCATCACGTTTAACTCCAGCACGGCCAACCCTTGGCTCAGCCTGACCTCGTCCCTCACCTGTGTCCGCTACCAGACCTTCAACCAAAACGTGCAGGACAACCCCTCCAGGTTCAACGCTGCCCTGTCGCTGCTCGGAAGCCAGGGCGTCACCCACGGGCGACACTACTGGGAGATTGAAGTGTACAGCAGCACGGTCTGGACCGTCGGCGTGGCCCGAGAGTCGGTGCCCAGGAAGGGGGTGATCAAAGCCCTGCCGGCCAACGGCTTCTGGACTCTCTCCCTTTCCTACGGGATTCAGTACATGGCTGGCACTTCGCCCCCCACAGTCCTGTCCCTGGATGAGCCGCTGGTCCGGATCGGCGTGTACCTCGACTACAAGAGGGGCCTGGTGTCTTTTTACAACGCCGAGTGCATGGCACACCTCTACACCTTCAGGGAGACCTTCACTGAGACGCTGTACCCTTACTTCAACCTGGGCTTTCTGGATAAAGTGCATGAAAATGAGCCTCTCAAAGTTTTCCTACCAAAGATTTAA
- the LOC120832282 gene encoding calsenilin isoform X1, translating to MVRHQPEGLDQLQAQTQFTRKELQSLYRGFKNECPSGLVDEETFKTIYSQFFPQGDATTYAHFLFNAFDMDRNGSIRFEDFVIGLSVLLRGSVTEKLRWAFNLYDINKDGLITKEEMMSIMTSIYDMMGRYTLPSVRDDSPYEHVERFFQKMDRNRDGVVTIDEFIETCQKDENIMASMQLFENVI from the exons ATGGTGCGTCACCAACCGGAGGGTCTGGATCAGCTCCAGGCCCAGACGCAGTTCACCAGGAAGGAGCTCCAGTCGCTTTACAGAGGCTtcaaaaat GAATGTCCCAGTGGGCTAGTGGATGAGGAAACTTTCAAGACCATTTACTCACAGTTCTTCCCTCAAGGAG ATGCAACCACGTATGCACACTTCTTGTTCAACGCATTTGACATGGACAGAAATGGCTCCATCCGGTTTGAG GACTTTGTGATAGGATTATCTGTGTTGCTTCGAGGCTCCGTTACAGAGAAACTTCGATGGGCATTCAACCTTTACGACATCAATAAAGACGGCCTCATTACTAAAGAG GAAATGATGTCAATAATGACGTCCATTTATGACATGATGGGCAGGTATACCTTACCCAGTGTACGGGACGACTCTCCCTATGAGCATGTGGAGAGATTCTTCCAG AAAATGGATCGAAACAGAGATGGAGTGGTGACTATTGATGAATTCATAGAAACCTGCCAAAAG GATGAAAATATAATGGCTTCCATGCAGCTCTTTGAAAACGTCATCTAG
- the LOC120832278 gene encoding protein phosphatase PTC7 homolog isoform X2, with translation METQQPSSPLQRATTLIPCSPLFRLRLAPPWIRVVPLGRSIDLQSRSSRRELRLRRDVCGLIRGVADGVGGWRDYGVDPSQFSATLMKTCERLVKEGRFTPSNPVGILTSGYYELLQNKVPLLGSSTACIVALDRRSHRLHACNLGDSGFLVVREGEVVHRSDEQQHYFNTPFQLSIAPPGAEGVVLSDSPEAADSSSFDVQLGDIILTATDGLFDNMPDYMILQELKKLKTSNYDSILQTAQSIAKQAHDLAYDPNYMSPFAQFACDNGLNVRGGKPDDITVLLSIVAEYTD, from the exons ATGGAAACACAACAACCCTCCAGCCCCCTACAAAGAGCCACGACTTTAATCCCCTGTTCACCGTTATTTAGGCTGCGTTTAGCTCCCCCCTGGATCCGGGTAGTTCCTCTCGGAAGATCGATAGATCTGCAGTCGCGCAGTTCCCGGCGTGAACTGCGATTGCGCCGTGACGTTTGCGGGTTGATTCGAG GTGTTGCAGACGGCGTAGGCGGTTGGCGTGACTACGGCGTCGACCCGTCCCAGTTCTCCGCCACGTTGATGAAAACCTGTGAGCGACTGGTGAAGGAGGGACGCTTCACTCCCAGTAACCCAGTGGGTATCCTGACCTCTGGCTACTACGAGCTCCTCCAGAACAAAGTCCCCCTGCTAG gaagcagcacgGCCTGTATCGTCGCTCTGGATCGACGGAGTCACCGGTTACACGCGTGCAACCTCGGGGACTCGGGCTTCCTGGTGGTTCGGGAAGGAGAGGTGGTTCATCGCTCGGACGAGCAGCAGCACTATTTCAACACGCCTTTCCAGCTGTCCATTGCTCCTCCTGGAGCTGAAGGGGTGGTGCTAAGTGACAG CCCCGAAGCAGCTGACAGCTCCTCTTTCGATGTGCAGCTCGGTGACATCATCCTGACGGCCACCGACGGCCTGTTTGACAACATGCCAGACTACATGATTCTTCAGGAGCTCAAAAAACTTAAG aCTTCCAACTATGACAGCATCCTGCAGACTGCACAGAGCATTGCAAAGCAAGCTCACGACCTTGCCTATGACCCCAATTATATGTCTCCCTTTGCACAGTTTGCCTGTGACAATGGCCTGAATGTAAGGG GAGGGAAGCCAGATGATATCACGGTGCTGCTGTCCATTGTGGCTGAATATACagattga
- the LOC120832278 gene encoding protein phosphatase PTC7 homolog isoform X1 has product MLSVLSYGRLVARAVLGGLSQTDSRDYSLITASYGFGKDFRKGILKKGMCYGDDACFIAQNRNADVLGVADGVGGWRDYGVDPSQFSATLMKTCERLVKEGRFTPSNPVGILTSGYYELLQNKVPLLGSSTACIVALDRRSHRLHACNLGDSGFLVVREGEVVHRSDEQQHYFNTPFQLSIAPPGAEGVVLSDSPEAADSSSFDVQLGDIILTATDGLFDNMPDYMILQELKKLKTSNYDSILQTAQSIAKQAHDLAYDPNYMSPFAQFACDNGLNVRGGKPDDITVLLSIVAEYTD; this is encoded by the exons ATGTTATCCGTACTGTCTTATGGCAGACTGGTAGCCAGGGCTGTCCTGGGCGGACTCTCTCAGACGGACAGTCGGGACTACAGCCTGATCACCGCCAGCTATGGCTTCGGCAAAGACTTTCGAAAGGGCATCCTGAAGAAGGGGATGTGCTACGGCGACGACGCGTGCTTCATAGCGCAGAACAGGAACGCCGATGTTTTGG GTGTTGCAGACGGCGTAGGCGGTTGGCGTGACTACGGCGTCGACCCGTCCCAGTTCTCCGCCACGTTGATGAAAACCTGTGAGCGACTGGTGAAGGAGGGACGCTTCACTCCCAGTAACCCAGTGGGTATCCTGACCTCTGGCTACTACGAGCTCCTCCAGAACAAAGTCCCCCTGCTAG gaagcagcacgGCCTGTATCGTCGCTCTGGATCGACGGAGTCACCGGTTACACGCGTGCAACCTCGGGGACTCGGGCTTCCTGGTGGTTCGGGAAGGAGAGGTGGTTCATCGCTCGGACGAGCAGCAGCACTATTTCAACACGCCTTTCCAGCTGTCCATTGCTCCTCCTGGAGCTGAAGGGGTGGTGCTAAGTGACAG CCCCGAAGCAGCTGACAGCTCCTCTTTCGATGTGCAGCTCGGTGACATCATCCTGACGGCCACCGACGGCCTGTTTGACAACATGCCAGACTACATGATTCTTCAGGAGCTCAAAAAACTTAAG aCTTCCAACTATGACAGCATCCTGCAGACTGCACAGAGCATTGCAAAGCAAGCTCACGACCTTGCCTATGACCCCAATTATATGTCTCCCTTTGCACAGTTTGCCTGTGACAATGGCCTGAATGTAAGGG GAGGGAAGCCAGATGATATCACGGTGCTGCTGTCCATTGTGGCTGAATATACagattga
- the LOC120832254 gene encoding uncharacterized protein LOC120832254, which translates to MGKVGELVRVSLLIVFLLNTESTWAKRGSSSSSSKKTSTSSRGGTQSKPSASYPRQPQSPNRNPNPYPPGGSYPGAGNPAGVPRQNPPAAGYPVAGGYPAAGGYPAAGGNPAAGRYPAAGGNPAAGGYPNQYPGRGNYPNQHPPAGGYPAAGGYPAAGGYPNQYPGRAGNPGGYPAGGYPAGGYPAAGGYPAAGGYPVRGGNTGWGQPGAGGYPGGGGGAYPGGGVGGYPGAGVGGYTNWNPNNKILSPRYGGGGYGGGGYGGQGMGGSPFSRSVQGMGYQPKSSGFAKKAMLAAGVGAVAGMAVGYGLGRFPRPHFNFRNPEEEQYYNNYMYKRYGTQSTDEKDYGRDYVYRPPPRAESYDKFMERCMNRTDLLKDEGSSSTRPKSQDGVGQVADDTVSIEEIGYPALIEQMKARRCVEQFMVYSERFLQERKAEQQSQANRSSPLSDGTIQLFTSFLMLLSSMLLLQ; encoded by the coding sequence ATGGGAAAGGTGGGTGAGTTGGTCCGGGTTTCCCTTCTTATTGTGTTCCTCCTGAACACTGAATCGACATGGGCCAAAAGAGggagcagtagcagcagcagcaagaaaACCTCTaccagcagcaggggggggacGCAGTCGAAGCCCTCCGCGAGCTACCCTCGACAGCCACAGAGTCCCAATCGTAACCCCAATCCATATCCTCCTGGTGGAAGTTACcctggagcaggcaatccaGCAGGAGTCCCCAGACAAAACCCACCTGCAGCTGGATATCCAGTCGCGGGTGGCTATCCGGCTGCGGGTGGCTATCCGGCTGCGGGTGGAAATCCGGCCGCCGGTAGATATCCGGCCGCCGGTGGAAATCCGGCCGCCGGGGGCTATCCGAACCAATACCCTGGGAGAGGGAATTATCCAAATCAACATCCACCTGCTGGAGGCTACCCAGCTGCTGGAGGCTACCCAGCTGCTGGAGGCTATCCCAACCAATACCCGGGCAGAGCTGGCAACCCAGGAGGATATCCTGCAGGAGGATATCCTGCAGGAGGCTaccctgctgcaggaggctacCCAGCTGCAGGAGGCTACCCGGTCAGAGGGGGAAATACAGGTTGGGGTCAACCTGGTGCAGGGGGTTAccctggtggagggggtggtgcCTACCCCGGTGGAGGGGTTGGTGGTTATCCTGGCGCAGGGGTGGGTGGTTACACCAACTGGAACCCAAATAATAAGATCCTCAGTCCCCGCTATGGTGGGGGAGGCTACGGCGGGGGAGGCTATGGTGGTCAAGGGATGGGAGGGTCACCTTTCTCTCGTTCCGTGCAGGGAATGGGTTACCAGCCCAAGTCTTCAGGTTTTGCCAAGAAAGCCATGCTGGCAGCGGGCGTAGGGGCTGTGGCCGGGATGGCTGTTGGGTATGGACTAGGTCGCTTCCCTCGACCCCACTTCAATTTCCGTAACCCTGAAGAAGAGCAGTACTACAACAACTACATGTACAAACGCTACGGCACCCAGTCCACTGATGAGAAGGACTATGGCCGCGATTACGTCTACAGGCCTCCACCACGGGCGGAGTCTTACGACAAATTCATGGAGCGCTGCATGAACAGGACCGACCTCCTTAAAGATGAAGGGAGCAGCTCGACCAGGCCCAAGAGTCAGGATGGAGTTGGCCAAGTCGCGGACGACACGGTCAGCATCGAGGAGATTGGGTACCCGGCCCTAATTGAGCAGATGAAGGCCCGCCGCTGCGTCGAGCAGTTCATGGTGTACTCGGAGCGCTTTCTGCAGGAACGAAAAGCCGAGCAGCAAAGCCAGGCGAATCGCAGCAGCCCTCTGAGCGACGGGACGATTCAGCTTTTCACCTCCTTCCTGATGCTACTTTCCAGCATGCTTCTTCTCCAGTGA
- the LOC120832282 gene encoding calsenilin isoform X2, with amino-acid sequence MQADGKAADGGMLPDANGTDPNPGGKADGSKWERPRLTRKSLMKCCLVKWIIASTTQQGPDSCDGEFELSMVRHQPEGLDQLQAQTQFTRKELQSLYRGFKNECPSGLVDEETFKTIYSQFFPQGDATTYAHFLFNAFDMDRNGSIRFEDFVIGLSVLLRGSVTEKLRWAFNLYDINKDGLITKEEMMSIMTSIYDMMGRYTLPSVRDDSPYEHVERFFQKMDRNRDGVVTIDEFIETCQKDENIMASMQLFENVI; translated from the exons ATGCAG GCGGATGGAAAGGCCGCGGATGGCGGCATGCTGCCCGATGCCAACGGGACGGATCCCAACCCGGGCGGGAAGGCCGACGGCTCCAAGTGGGAGAGACCGCGGCTCACGCGTAAATCTCTGATGAAGTGCTGTCTCGTCAAGTGGATAATTGCCAGCACCACGCAACAAGGGCCAG ACAGCTGTGACGGCGAGTTTGAACTCTCAATGGTGCGTCACCAACCGGAGGGTCTGGATCAGCTCCAGGCCCAGACGCAGTTCACCAGGAAGGAGCTCCAGTCGCTTTACAGAGGCTtcaaaaat GAATGTCCCAGTGGGCTAGTGGATGAGGAAACTTTCAAGACCATTTACTCACAGTTCTTCCCTCAAGGAG ATGCAACCACGTATGCACACTTCTTGTTCAACGCATTTGACATGGACAGAAATGGCTCCATCCGGTTTGAG GACTTTGTGATAGGATTATCTGTGTTGCTTCGAGGCTCCGTTACAGAGAAACTTCGATGGGCATTCAACCTTTACGACATCAATAAAGACGGCCTCATTACTAAAGAG GAAATGATGTCAATAATGACGTCCATTTATGACATGATGGGCAGGTATACCTTACCCAGTGTACGGGACGACTCTCCCTATGAGCATGTGGAGAGATTCTTCCAG AAAATGGATCGAAACAGAGATGGAGTGGTGACTATTGATGAATTCATAGAAACCTGCCAAAAG GATGAAAATATAATGGCTTCCATGCAGCTCTTTGAAAACGTCATCTAG